The Caulifigura coniformis genome includes a region encoding these proteins:
- a CDS encoding metallophosphoesterase family protein: MERRDFLTSSLATGAAALLPSQVMSAEAVSSRAQDGRPLLTGSPVLSGPAADSLTILQPVSGPATGFVELSVNGEPFQRIDAESDGLLPYAAHVLKFRLPELPAGTDVKYRVSVTPVDFQTAYKIQRGEAVLSPTETFRTLDPAAKETRFAIWNDTHENQETIAGVHRLTVDFRPDFLLWNGDQTNDIYTPAKMSNQYLAPGGLAIAASWPLAYARGNHDVRGPAARHLPEFTGTPGDRFYYAFRSGPVAALVMDTGEDKVDEHPVFGGLAAFTAMRERQTRWLAKIIKEPFFRDAPYKLLFCHIPLFWIRESPKEGPWESADLCRDAWLPLLKEGGIQLIVSGHTHQHRWLPAGSERPIGQLIGGGPKPPAATFTEGIATSERLAITMRNLQGKVLHSVELKPAQG; encoded by the coding sequence ATGGAACGACGCGACTTCCTCACGAGTTCTCTTGCGACCGGCGCGGCCGCCCTGCTTCCGTCGCAGGTGATGAGCGCCGAGGCCGTTTCCAGTCGGGCGCAGGATGGCCGACCGCTCCTCACCGGCAGTCCTGTCCTGTCGGGGCCCGCGGCCGACTCCCTGACCATCCTGCAGCCGGTCAGCGGGCCTGCGACGGGCTTCGTCGAGCTGTCGGTCAATGGCGAACCGTTCCAGCGAATCGATGCGGAGAGCGACGGCCTCCTGCCATATGCGGCGCATGTCCTGAAATTCCGGCTTCCGGAACTCCCGGCCGGTACGGACGTGAAGTACCGCGTCTCCGTGACGCCAGTTGACTTTCAGACTGCCTACAAGATCCAGCGGGGCGAGGCGGTGCTGTCGCCGACCGAGACGTTCCGCACGCTCGATCCGGCGGCGAAGGAGACCCGGTTTGCGATCTGGAACGACACGCACGAGAACCAGGAAACGATCGCGGGCGTACATCGCCTGACCGTCGATTTCCGGCCGGATTTTCTCCTGTGGAATGGCGACCAGACGAACGACATCTATACCCCAGCGAAGATGTCGAACCAGTATCTCGCGCCGGGCGGGCTCGCGATCGCTGCCAGCTGGCCGCTGGCTTACGCCCGGGGCAACCACGATGTCCGCGGGCCGGCGGCCCGGCATCTTCCCGAGTTCACCGGCACGCCGGGCGACCGATTCTACTACGCGTTTCGCAGCGGCCCCGTCGCGGCGCTGGTGATGGATACGGGTGAAGACAAGGTGGATGAGCACCCGGTTTTCGGAGGGCTGGCGGCCTTCACGGCGATGCGCGAACGCCAGACGCGCTGGCTGGCGAAGATCATCAAGGAACCGTTCTTCCGCGACGCTCCCTACAAACTGCTGTTCTGCCACATTCCCCTGTTCTGGATCCGCGAATCGCCGAAGGAAGGGCCCTGGGAATCAGCGGACCTGTGCCGTGATGCATGGCTGCCGCTGCTGAAGGAAGGAGGCATCCAGCTGATCGTCTCGGGGCATACCCACCAGCACAGATGGCTGCCGGCCGGTTCAGAGCGTCCGATCGGCCAGTTGATCGGCGGTGGTCCGAAGCCGCCTGCGGCGACGTTCACCGAGGGGATCGCGACTTCCGAACGCCTGGCGATCACGATGCGGAATCTTCAGGGGAAGGTCCTGCACTCGGTGGAGCTGAAGCCGGCGCAGGGCTGA
- a CDS encoding flavodoxin family protein has translation MLSRSSPTIESSVPAIRVAVAYHSGYGHTARQANAVAEGAATLPGVTTQVIPVGDVDAAWDDLERADAIIFGTPTYMAGPSAQFKAFQDATSRRVMAAGFKWKDKVAAGFSNSGSQSGDKLATLMQLALFAAQHGMHWVNLGLPPANNSSTGSADELNRLGFFLGAGAQSNVDEGPDTAPRESDLATARHLGRRVAVVTRQLARGRESTDGADD, from the coding sequence ATGCTGTCCAGATCATCGCCGACCATCGAGTCTTCCGTGCCCGCGATCCGTGTGGCCGTCGCCTATCACAGCGGATACGGGCATACCGCCCGACAGGCCAACGCCGTGGCCGAAGGCGCTGCGACTCTCCCAGGCGTCACAACGCAGGTCATCCCTGTTGGAGATGTCGATGCCGCATGGGACGACCTGGAACGGGCGGACGCGATCATCTTCGGGACACCGACCTACATGGCCGGTCCCTCCGCGCAGTTCAAGGCATTTCAGGATGCCACTTCCCGACGGGTGATGGCGGCCGGATTCAAATGGAAAGACAAGGTCGCCGCGGGCTTCAGTAACTCGGGATCCCAGTCTGGAGACAAGCTGGCCACTCTGATGCAACTGGCGCTGTTCGCGGCCCAGCACGGGATGCACTGGGTGAATCTTGGACTGCCACCGGCCAACAATTCCTCGACTGGCTCCGCTGACGAATTGAATCGACTGGGATTCTTTCTGGGAGCCGGCGCGCAATCGAACGTCGACGAAGGGCCCGACACCGCGCCGCGGGAATCCGATCTCGCGACCGCGCGGCATCTTGGCCGCCGCGTAGCCGTCGTCACGAGGCAACTGGCGCGAGGCCGCGAGAGCACGGACGGCGCCGACGACTGA
- a CDS encoding SRPBCC family protein gives MTNSRFVHVTYIRTTPEKLWNALLDPEFTRQYWCQTWMESDWKPGASWRIMIPDGRIADSGQVIEFDPPRKLVLTWRNEFIPELKAEGHSRLTYELEPVGESVKLSIFHEIDRPDSKLIATMSEGWPHVFASLKSLIETGESLAETRHWPEGI, from the coding sequence ATGACTAACTCCCGTTTCGTGCATGTCACCTACATCCGCACCACGCCCGAGAAGCTCTGGAACGCCCTGCTCGATCCCGAGTTCACGCGCCAGTACTGGTGTCAGACGTGGATGGAATCCGATTGGAAGCCGGGCGCTTCCTGGCGGATCATGATTCCCGATGGCCGCATCGCCGACAGCGGTCAGGTCATCGAGTTTGATCCGCCGCGCAAACTCGTGCTGACCTGGAGGAACGAATTCATTCCCGAGCTCAAAGCCGAAGGGCATTCGAGACTGACTTATGAACTCGAGCCGGTCGGCGAGTCGGTCAAGCTGAGCATCTTCCACGAAATCGACCGTCCCGATTCGAAGCTCATTGCAACGATGTCCGAGGGTTGGCCGCATGTGTTCGCGAGCCTGAAAAGCCTGATCGAGACGGGCGAATCGCTCGCCGAGACGCGTCACTGGCCGGAGGGGATCTGA
- a CDS encoding ArsR/SmtB family transcription factor, with the protein MPDDLDHVFKALADSGRRLLLDRLRSRNGQTLGQLCEHLEMSRQAVTKHLRILEAASLVVTQRRGREKLHFINPVPIHEIADRWISNFESGRLRALADLKKRLEGDVHD; encoded by the coding sequence GTGCCTGACGACCTCGACCACGTCTTCAAAGCCCTCGCCGATTCGGGCCGACGCCTCCTGCTGGACCGTCTGCGCTCGCGCAACGGCCAGACGCTGGGGCAGCTCTGCGAGCACCTGGAGATGTCCCGCCAGGCGGTCACGAAACACCTCCGAATCCTCGAAGCCGCGTCACTCGTCGTCACTCAGCGTCGCGGTCGCGAGAAACTCCATTTCATTAATCCTGTCCCGATCCACGAGATCGCCGATCGCTGGATCAGCAACTTCGAGAGCGGACGCCTGCGGGCTCTCGCGGACCTCAAGAAGCGACTCGAAGGAGACGTCCATGACTAA
- a CDS encoding PVC-type heme-binding CxxCH protein, with product MRLCLAACLCSLVVQTAVLQTAAAAADPLLSLKKGDRIVFIGNTLAERMLYDGGLETEIYRRNPQLDLVIRNLGWSADELTLRPRSKDFQDHGFELNDQKPSVLFAFFGFNESFGGDKGLPKFEADLKKFISDTTSTKYNGVAPPTLVLFSPIANEDLIDRKILAGANNNGNIRKYCDAMEKIAAETKTRFVDLFTPTLTMFDEAKTPLTINGCHLTAKGDELLARAIADALFGAAAAGKAEDVAKIRQAVNEKNKLLFYDYRAVNGYYIYGGRKKPFGVDNFPAEFAKLRKMTEVRDGAIWAVAKGDTPKIDDSKTGDFVTTPSNFTKEIKITSPQESAQQFTVPEGFEVQLFASEVDFPELENPVQFAFDSRGRLWVTTMPSYPGYLPGETPDDRILILEDTNGDGKADKSTVFADKLHLPTGIELGDGGAYVGAQPNLLFLKDTNGDDKADVRTLVAHGFDSADSHHALHAFEWGPGGDLYFGEGTFHHTQIETPYGPTRLKDAGFFRYEPKTEKLDVFVSYGFANPWGINWDHWGQTFIADASGGANYFATAFSGSVDYPDKHPNMKQFLVKQWRPTCGCEFVSSRQFPDELQGNYLLNNCIGFQGTLNYKMSEEGSGFHADPVEPLLASSDPNFRPVDLQFAPDGTLYICDWFNPLVGHMQHSIRDPNRDHNHGRIWRVVYKNKPLLTPAKIDGASIASLIALLKEPEYRTRYRVRRELRGRPTADVVDALDAWAAGLDINNTEEAHHLLEALWVKQHHNAVDATLLGRLLNAPEPRVRAAAVRVLCYWRDSIPEVLKLLQARVNDEHPRVRLEAVRALSFFSVPEALDIAVESLVYDQDDSLEYTLKETMTTLEKRLKK from the coding sequence ATGCGACTGTGCCTCGCCGCGTGCCTTTGTTCCCTGGTTGTGCAGACGGCGGTTCTGCAGACGGCTGCGGCCGCCGCCGACCCGCTTCTTTCGCTGAAGAAGGGGGACCGGATCGTCTTCATCGGGAACACGCTGGCGGAGCGAATGCTCTACGACGGCGGGCTGGAGACGGAGATCTATCGCCGGAATCCGCAGCTGGATCTGGTGATCCGCAACCTGGGGTGGTCGGCCGATGAGCTGACGCTGCGCCCGCGTTCCAAGGATTTTCAGGACCACGGGTTCGAGCTGAACGACCAGAAGCCGTCGGTGCTGTTCGCCTTCTTCGGCTTCAACGAATCCTTCGGCGGCGACAAGGGACTGCCGAAGTTCGAGGCCGACCTGAAGAAGTTCATCAGCGACACGACGAGCACGAAATACAACGGCGTTGCCCCGCCGACCCTCGTGCTGTTTTCCCCGATCGCGAACGAAGACCTTATCGACCGCAAGATCCTGGCCGGGGCGAACAACAACGGGAATATCCGCAAGTATTGCGACGCGATGGAGAAGATCGCGGCGGAAACGAAGACCCGGTTCGTGGACCTGTTCACGCCGACCCTGACGATGTTCGATGAAGCGAAAACGCCGCTCACGATCAACGGCTGCCACCTCACCGCGAAGGGGGATGAGCTGCTTGCCAGGGCGATCGCCGACGCGCTGTTCGGCGCGGCGGCCGCGGGGAAGGCGGAGGACGTCGCGAAGATCCGGCAGGCGGTGAACGAGAAGAACAAGCTGCTGTTTTACGACTATCGGGCCGTCAACGGGTACTACATCTATGGCGGCCGCAAGAAGCCCTTCGGAGTCGACAACTTCCCTGCGGAATTCGCCAAGCTGCGAAAGATGACGGAAGTTCGCGACGGGGCGATCTGGGCGGTGGCGAAGGGAGACACGCCGAAGATTGACGATTCGAAGACGGGCGACTTCGTCACGACGCCGTCGAACTTCACGAAGGAAATCAAGATCACCTCGCCGCAGGAGTCGGCGCAGCAGTTCACGGTTCCCGAAGGTTTCGAGGTGCAGCTGTTTGCTTCCGAGGTGGACTTCCCGGAACTGGAGAACCCGGTGCAGTTCGCCTTCGACAGCCGCGGGCGGCTGTGGGTGACGACGATGCCGTCGTATCCCGGCTATCTCCCGGGCGAAACGCCGGACGACAGGATCCTGATCCTGGAAGACACCAACGGTGACGGGAAAGCGGACAAGTCGACCGTCTTCGCCGACAAGCTGCATCTTCCGACCGGGATCGAACTGGGGGACGGCGGGGCGTACGTGGGAGCACAGCCGAACCTGCTGTTCCTCAAGGATACGAACGGCGACGACAAGGCGGATGTGCGCACGCTCGTGGCGCATGGGTTCGACTCGGCGGATTCGCACCACGCACTGCACGCCTTCGAATGGGGCCCGGGGGGAGACCTGTATTTCGGTGAAGGGACGTTCCACCACACCCAGATCGAAACGCCCTACGGACCGACACGGCTGAAAGACGCCGGCTTCTTCCGCTACGAACCGAAGACGGAGAAGCTCGACGTCTTCGTCTCTTACGGATTTGCGAATCCGTGGGGGATCAACTGGGATCACTGGGGACAGACGTTCATCGCCGACGCCTCGGGGGGGGCCAACTACTTCGCCACGGCGTTCTCCGGGAGCGTCGACTATCCGGACAAGCATCCGAACATGAAGCAGTTCCTGGTGAAGCAGTGGCGTCCGACCTGCGGCTGCGAGTTCGTTTCGAGCCGGCAGTTCCCGGATGAGCTGCAAGGGAACTACCTGCTGAACAACTGCATCGGGTTCCAGGGAACGCTGAACTACAAGATGTCGGAGGAAGGCTCGGGCTTTCACGCGGATCCTGTCGAGCCGCTGCTGGCGTCGAGCGACCCGAACTTCCGGCCGGTCGACCTGCAGTTCGCCCCCGATGGCACGCTCTACATCTGCGACTGGTTCAATCCGCTGGTGGGGCACATGCAGCACTCGATCCGCGATCCCAACCGCGATCACAATCACGGCCGGATCTGGCGAGTCGTGTACAAGAACAAGCCGTTGCTGACGCCGGCAAAGATCGACGGGGCATCGATCGCTTCGCTGATCGCGCTGTTGAAGGAGCCTGAGTACCGGACACGTTATCGGGTGCGTCGTGAGCTGCGCGGCCGGCCGACGGCCGACGTCGTTGACGCCCTCGACGCCTGGGCGGCCGGCCTGGACATCAACAATACGGAGGAAGCACACCACCTGCTTGAAGCGCTGTGGGTCAAGCAGCATCACAACGCCGTCGACGCGACGCTTCTCGGCAGGCTGCTGAACGCCCCCGAGCCGCGGGTCAGGGCCGCGGCCGTACGGGTGCTGTGCTACTGGCGCGACTCGATTCCCGAGGTCCTCAAGCTGTTGCAGGCGCGGGTGAACGACGAGCATCCGCGCGTGCGTCTGGAAGCGGTGCGTGCCCTGAGTTTCTTCAGCGTGCCCGAAGCACTCGACATCGCCGTGGAGTCGCTGGTGTACGACCAGGACGACTCCCTGGAGTACACATTGAAGGAAACGATGACGACGCTGGAAAAGCGGCTCAAGAAATAG
- a CDS encoding efflux RND transporter permease subunit: protein MNISEICIRRPVFTWVLVSMPVVLGAVAYFELGVDLFPKVDFPVLSVTATVAGASAEEMEATVTKPLEEAINTVSGIDQLQSTTREGLSQLTVQFLLEKDGDVAAQDVRDKVTSILKQLPEGMEAPVVNKFDMDASPIMTIGVSGRRDIREVTEIAKRRVQEQLQTVPGVGAVSMSGGRSRAINVVLNTDRMAAVGVSVEDVRQALVSQNLELPGGIVDQGARELVLRTLGRFQTPQEFNNLVVTKTGDYLIRLQDIGYAEDSIEVPRGLSRLDGENAVSLFVQKQSGTNTVGISDAVLARLEKIRGALPEDIQIEIIQDQSHFIRESMHEVQFHLLLAAVLVSATIMLFIRDWRTTLIATVAIPTSIIPTFLFMQYMGFTLNNITMLGLILAIGIVIDDAVVVHENIFRYMEEEGLDAMTASRKGTNEIALAVMATSLSLVVIFLPVAFMGGMVGRFFSSFGLTVAFAILMSLFVSFTLTPMLCSRFLKLEDSHGGHGSSKSGWIYRLVDGGYGIALRWALRHRLITLGVCVLVVFSTFPILKGLAVNLVPRDDQSEFQVSLQTPEGYTLERTNAVFTEIENRLAALPGVAHRFTVIGENSGGGKGQGDVTRGSIHIQIKGLETRKYTQFDIMKLARRVLEDYPELRTVVSDVSAIGATGQDSRTFQMSLQGPDLDRLAEYSDTIVSKLREVRGLVDVDTTLSLRKPEVQVAIDRNRASDLGIPVQTVSSSLNILVGGQIVSRYKEDSEQYDVWMRAERSFRDNPQTLEQLMLPSPNAGLVQLTSLASLDESRGPSQINRLNRQRTVMIKAHPEDVSLSEAVQRANSIVAEMKLPPEYEVTFGGQAKTLGETAYYFAIALGMSILFMYLILAAQFESWLHPVSILAALPVTIPFGLLSLILFNTPMDLYAMFGLFMLIGIVKKNGILQVDKSNELRASGMERDAAIIEANHTRLRPILMTTVMLVAAMIPIAVGQGPGAGARASMAKVIVGGQVFSLLLALLITPVCYSLFDSLAKWLGRRWGKVSV, encoded by the coding sequence GCCGAGGAGATGGAAGCGACGGTCACCAAGCCGCTGGAAGAGGCGATCAACACGGTTTCAGGCATCGACCAGCTGCAGTCGACGACGCGTGAAGGGCTGTCGCAGCTGACGGTCCAGTTCCTGCTGGAGAAGGATGGCGACGTCGCGGCGCAGGATGTGCGCGACAAGGTGACCTCGATTCTCAAACAGCTTCCGGAGGGAATGGAAGCGCCGGTCGTCAACAAGTTCGACATGGACGCTTCGCCGATCATGACGATCGGCGTATCGGGGCGGCGCGACATCCGGGAGGTCACTGAGATCGCGAAGCGGCGGGTGCAGGAACAGCTGCAGACGGTTCCCGGCGTGGGCGCGGTTTCGATGTCGGGAGGGCGGAGCCGGGCCATCAACGTCGTACTGAATACGGACAGGATGGCGGCGGTCGGCGTCTCGGTGGAAGACGTCCGCCAGGCGCTGGTTTCGCAGAACCTCGAACTGCCGGGGGGGATCGTGGACCAGGGGGCGCGGGAACTGGTGCTCAGGACGCTGGGCCGGTTTCAGACGCCACAGGAATTCAACAACCTGGTGGTCACCAAGACGGGGGACTACCTGATCCGGCTGCAGGACATCGGTTACGCGGAAGACTCGATTGAAGTGCCGCGCGGGTTGAGCCGGCTCGACGGGGAGAACGCGGTCAGCCTGTTCGTGCAGAAGCAGTCCGGGACGAACACGGTCGGCATTTCGGATGCGGTTCTCGCGCGGCTGGAGAAAATCCGCGGGGCACTCCCTGAGGATATCCAGATCGAAATCATCCAAGACCAGTCGCATTTCATTCGCGAGTCGATGCATGAAGTGCAGTTCCACTTGCTGCTCGCGGCGGTGCTGGTCTCCGCGACGATCATGCTGTTCATCCGCGACTGGCGGACGACGCTGATCGCCACGGTCGCGATTCCGACGTCGATCATCCCCACGTTCCTGTTCATGCAGTACATGGGGTTCACGCTGAACAACATCACGATGCTGGGGCTGATCCTGGCAATCGGCATCGTGATCGATGATGCAGTCGTGGTTCACGAAAACATCTTCCGCTACATGGAAGAAGAGGGGCTTGATGCGATGACCGCGTCGCGGAAAGGGACCAACGAGATCGCGCTCGCGGTGATGGCGACGAGCCTGTCGCTGGTGGTGATTTTTCTCCCGGTGGCGTTCATGGGAGGCATGGTCGGCCGATTCTTCAGCAGCTTCGGACTGACGGTCGCGTTCGCGATCCTGATGAGCCTGTTCGTTTCGTTCACACTGACGCCGATGCTGTGTTCACGGTTCCTCAAGCTGGAGGATTCCCACGGAGGGCACGGGTCGTCGAAGTCAGGCTGGATCTACCGCCTGGTGGACGGCGGATATGGCATTGCGCTGCGGTGGGCCCTGCGTCACCGACTGATCACGCTGGGCGTCTGCGTGCTGGTGGTGTTCTCGACCTTCCCCATCCTCAAGGGGCTGGCCGTCAACCTGGTTCCGCGCGACGACCAGAGCGAGTTTCAGGTGTCGCTGCAGACACCAGAGGGGTACACGCTGGAACGTACGAACGCGGTGTTCACGGAGATCGAGAATCGGCTGGCGGCCCTGCCGGGCGTCGCGCATCGTTTCACCGTCATCGGTGAAAACTCGGGGGGCGGCAAGGGGCAGGGAGACGTGACGCGGGGTTCGATCCACATCCAGATCAAGGGACTGGAGACCCGGAAGTACACGCAGTTCGACATCATGAAGCTCGCGCGGCGGGTGCTGGAAGACTATCCGGAGTTGCGGACCGTGGTCTCCGACGTGTCGGCGATCGGGGCAACGGGCCAGGACAGCCGCACGTTCCAGATGAGCCTGCAGGGTCCGGATCTCGACAGACTGGCGGAGTATTCCGACACGATCGTGTCGAAGCTGCGGGAAGTGCGGGGGCTGGTGGACGTCGACACGACGCTGTCGCTCCGCAAGCCGGAGGTGCAGGTGGCGATCGACCGGAACCGGGCGAGCGACCTGGGGATTCCGGTCCAGACGGTCAGCAGCAGCCTGAACATCCTCGTCGGCGGGCAGATCGTGTCGCGCTATAAAGAGGACAGCGAGCAGTACGACGTGTGGATGCGGGCTGAGCGATCGTTCCGCGACAATCCCCAGACACTGGAACAGCTGATGCTTCCCTCTCCGAACGCGGGGCTGGTGCAGCTGACGAGCCTGGCGTCGCTGGATGAATCGCGCGGGCCGAGCCAGATCAACCGGCTGAACCGTCAGCGCACGGTGATGATCAAAGCGCATCCCGAGGATGTGTCGCTGTCGGAGGCGGTGCAGCGGGCGAACTCCATCGTCGCGGAGATGAAACTGCCGCCGGAATACGAGGTGACGTTCGGCGGCCAGGCGAAAACGCTCGGCGAGACGGCGTACTATTTCGCGATCGCTCTGGGGATGAGCATCCTGTTCATGTACCTGATCCTGGCGGCGCAGTTCGAAAGCTGGCTGCATCCGGTGAGCATCCTGGCGGCGTTGCCGGTGACGATTCCGTTCGGGCTGCTGTCGCTGATCCTGTTCAACACGCCGATGGATCTGTACGCCATGTTCGGGCTGTTCATGCTGATCGGCATTGTGAAGAAGAACGGCATCCTGCAGGTCGACAAGTCGAACGAGCTGCGGGCGTCGGGGATGGAGCGGGACGCGGCGATCATCGAGGCAAACCACACGCGTCTGCGGCCGATCCTGATGACGACCGTGATGCTCGTGGCGGCGATGATCCCGATTGCGGTGGGCCAGGGACCGGGAGCCGGAGCGCGGGCCAGCATGGCGAAGGTGATCGTGGGGGGGCAGGTGTTCAGCCTGCTGCTGGCGCTGCTGATTACGCCGGTGTGCTATTCGCTGTTCGACAGCCTGGCGAAGTGGCTGGGCCGCCGGTGGGGAAAGGTTTCGGTGTAA